One genomic segment of Drosophila melanogaster chromosome 3R includes these proteins:
- the nenya gene encoding nenya encodes MFRIHCNKCFRRRNVEPTLIFHMTQCQHVLCASCLSESSTDKKCPLCKRDLRAIPIDKNLPPNVAQYFEDPLRFQQLYRKISKFQADQRASDNLGFYRQMQEHEKNESRLKGFCKMEAQFNQQIQKEKERIAELRAYIKYHEEEGLKEWPHATGVEKPWSNQARGLRPRTPSVTTSDNTQSDEHMTTFCLDSDIDCLEEDEPRRYVKKTFNGNIKDFHI; translated from the coding sequence ATGTTTCGAATCCACTGCAACAAATGCTTTCGACGCCGCAACGTCGAGCCAACGTTGATCTTCCACATGACCCAGTGCCAACACGTCCTCTGCGCCTCCTGTCTGAGCGAATCCTCGACAGATAAGAAGTGCCCACTGTGCAAACGGGATCTGCGAGCGATTCCGATCGACAAAAACTTGCCTCCAAACGTGGCCCAATACTTTGAGGATCCGCTTCGATTCCAGCAGCTCTACCGCAAGATCAGCAAGTTCCAGGCCGACCAGCGGGCATCGGACAACCTGGGATTCTATCGCCAGATGCAGGAGCACGAGAAGAACGAGAGCCGCTTAAAGGGCTTCTGCAAGATGGAGGCGCAGTTCAACCAGCAGATCCAAAAGGAGAAGGAACGGATCGCCGAACTTCGCGCCTACATAAAGTACCACGAAGAGGAGGGTCTCAAGGAGTGGCCACACGCCACGGGGGTTGAGAAGCCCTGGAGCAACCAGGCACGTGGCCTGCGGCCCAGGACACCCTCTGTGACCACATCGGATAATACCCAGTCGGATGAGCACATGACAACCTTCTGCCTGGACTCGGACATAGATTGCCTTGAAGAAGACGAACCCCGCCGATACGTCAAGAAAACCTTTAACGGAAACATCAAAGATTTTCACATATAA
- the mino gene encoding minotaur, isoform A — MLTTVLNFAQRVAEISLLGGIEIASVALIVYYIFAKTRAPVIIASLFPNLNLSYRTSYLSKINTIRSDLLVTLRSSNEPKTQNSVAHGIGTQNMLELTPHSGQKPFKKLFDWGVLFPYVAQVVRSEKFEYRQVTEIVHNDAVLKHAIKQAAEQTLREQRYAKNGHRLLTRSASGDQEAQEEEDEKRGISYQAILRKQEQRAISILKDMGSTLNNGLLAFTSWILYKLLPCFLSGVVTNTKQIEMLKTATERSPGTPLIFVPLHRSHLDYIMVTWILTNNDIRSPLVAAGNNLQIPVFGGLLRGLGAFFIKRKIDPVEGKKDVLYRAALHLYLTHALKQGHNVEFFIEGGRTRTGKPCMPKGGILSVIVNAFMDGSIPDALLVPVSVNYERLVDGNFVREQKGEKKIPESFGKAISGIWKALKSNYGLMRIDFNEPYSIRELVNSYNKIAREDGNIAKVYKPSARVLQHNQSTSSLYGTDVVCEEHRNLIESISRQVVFDCAAATSVMSTNALAFLLLTRFRNGAEEQILSEALDDLRNSLSGCKDIGFSGESSQIVAYACDLLGSGLVTRSRDENGRLVIKAVNSVESFIELAYYSNMLTPHFALSSILLTTFHSLLPETENKKEAAVSRKKLIDTALENCQIYRYEFILNKPTQVLENLLYQQLDDLLISGCVLTEKLHDDLPNGAEGRRLANVLAECLDEDGYEDVRDGEADEPKLLFASETPSQQRYICEVLAPFAWTYVTVAQSLQILHKNSMLESEFISFVINDLSSKVKRGSCIYAESISTDSVRNCLKLLEKWSVIEVCNQQGMRLISLNTLYEMSRESLNSIVKKIDAIVPKFNSGYFSVTP; from the exons ATGTTGACGACCGTCCTGAACTTTGCCCAGCGCGTCGCCGAGATTTCTTTGCTCGGCGGCATCGAGATTGCATCAGTTGCCCTTATTGTCTACTATATATTCGCCAAGACGAG GGCACCGGTAATCATCGCTAGCCTGTTTCCCAATCTGAATCTGAGCTACCGGACGAGCTACCTCAGCAAGATCAACACCATACGCAGCGATCTTCTGGTCACTTTGCGATCATCCAAT GAGCCCAAGACGCAGAATTCGGTGGCTCATGGCATTGGGACGCAGAATATGTTGGAGCTGACCCCGCATTCGGGTCAGAAGCCTTTTAAGAAGCTATTCGACTGGGGCGTGCTCTTCCCATATGTTGCCCAGGTGGTGCGCAGCGAGAAGTTCGAGTACCGACAG GTCACCGAGATCGTGCACAACGATGCTGTACTGAAGCATGCAATTAAACAGGCCGCCGAGCAGACGCTAAGGGAGCAGAGATatgctaaaaatggtcatcgTCTGCTCACGCGCAGTGCTAGTGGAGATCAGGAGgcgcaggaggaggaggacgagaaGAGGGGTATATCCTATCAGGCCATTCTGCGTAAGCAGGAGCAGCGCGCCATTAGCATACTGAAGGACATGGGCTCCACTCTGAACAATGGCCTTTTGGCCTTCACTTCCTGGATCCTGTACAAGTTGCTGCCCTGCTTCCTCTCCGGAGTCGTTACGAACACGAAGCAGATCGAGATGCTCAAAACAGCCACAGAGCGTTCGCCGGGCACTCCGCTGATATTTGTTCCGCTGCATCGCAGCCACTTGGACTACATCATGGTCACATGGATACTCACGAACAACGATATACGCAGTCCTCTGGTAGCCGCTGGCAACAACCTGCAAATTCCGGTCTTTGGTGGGCTCCTACGTGGTTTGGGTGCTTTCTTCATCAAACGCAAGATTGATCCTGTGGAGGGCAAGAAGGACGTGCTTTATCGCGCTGCTCTACACCTGTATCTGACCCACGCCTTGAAGCAGGGCCACAACGTCGAGTTCTTCATCGAGGGCGGACGAACGCGCACTGGCAAGCCGTGCATGCCCAAGGGCGGCATTCTTTCTGTGATTGTGAACGCCTTCATGGACGGCAGCATACCGGACGCACTGCTGGTACCCGTTTCCGTAAACTACGAGCGTCTCGTCGACGGAAACTTTGTGCGCGAACAAAAGGGCGAGAAGAAGATACCCGAATCATTCGGCAAGGCCATTTCGGGCATTTGGAAGGCCCTGAAATCAAACTACGGCCTCATGCGCATCGACTTTAACGAGCCCTACTCCATACGTGAGCTGGTCAATTCGTACAACAAGATAGCCCGAGAAGATGGAAACATTGCCAAGGTCTACAAGCCATCTGCCAG GGTCCTACAGCACAATCAGTCCACCTCCTCCTTGTACGGCACCGATGTTGTGTGCGAGGAGCACCGCAATCTCATCGAAAGCATCTCGCGCCAGGTGGTCTTTGACTGCGCAGCAGCCACCTCTGTGATGTCCACCAATGCGTTAGCCTTTTTGCTGCTCACCCGCTTTAGGAACGGTGCCGAGGAGCAGATTCTGTCGGAGGCTCTGGACGACTTGCGAAACTCGTTGTCGGGCTGCAAGGACATTGGTTTTTCCGGGGAATCCTCGCAAATTGTGGCATATGCCTGTGACCTACTCGGCTCAG gTCTTGTGACTCGCTCTCGGGATGAGAACGGGCGTTTGGTGATTAAGGCTGTGAATTCAGTGGAAAGCTTTATTGAGCTGGCTTACTATTCGAACATGCTGACGCCGCACTTTGCCCTCAGCTCGATATTGTTGACCACCTTCCACTCACTGCTTCCGGAAACGGAGAATAAGAAAGAAGCCGCCGTGTCGCGCAAAAAGCTGATAGACACCGCGCTGGAAAACTGCCAGATCTATCGCTACGAATTTATTCTGAACAAACCGACGCAGGTGCTGGAAAATTTGCTGTACCAGCAGTTGGACGACCTCTTGATTAGTGGTTGCGTTTTGACCGAAAAG CTCCATGACGATTTGCCGAATGGCGCTGAGGGCAGGCGCTTGGCCAACGTCCTGGCAGAGTGCCTGGACGAGGACGGCTACGAAGACGTGCGCGATGGCGAGGCGGATGAGCCCAAACTGCTGTTCGCCAGCGAAACCCCGTCGCAGCAGCGCTACATTTGCGAGGTGCTGGCGCCCTTCGCCTGGACGTATGTGACGGTGGCGCAGTCCCTGCAAATACTGCACAAGAACTCCATGCTGGAGTCTGAATTTATAAGCTTTGTGATTAACGATCTGAGCAGCAAGGTCAAGCGCGGCAGCTGCATCTATG CCGAAAGCATATCCACCGACTCCGTGCGCAACTGCCTGAAGCTGTTGGAGAAATGGTCTGTGATCGAGGTTTGCAACCAGCAGGGCATGCGCCTGATCTCACTCAACACGCTCTACGAGATGTCTCGTGAGTCGCTCAACTCGATCGTGAAGAAGATCGACGCAATTGTACCAAAATTCAACTCGGGCTACTTCAGTGTAACGCCTTAA
- the RpL4 gene encoding ribosomal protein L4 gives MSLGNARPLVSVYTEKNEPAKDKNICLPAVFKAPIRPDVVNEVHQLLRRNNRQAYAVSELAGHQTSAESWGTGRAVARIPRVRGGGTHRSGQGAFGNMCRGGRMFAPTKTFRRWHRKVNVNQRRYALVSAIAASGVPALVQSKGHVIDGVSEFPLVVSDEVQKVQKTKQAVIFLRRLKIWADIQKVYKSQRFRAGRGTMRDRRRIARRGPLVVYDKDEGLRKAFRNIPGIETINVDKLNLLKLAPGGHVGRFVIWTESAFARLNDLFGTWKKPSTLKKGYNLPQPKMANTDLSRLLKSEEIRKVLRDPRKRVFRSVRRLNPLTNVRQLIKLNPYAEVLKRRAALAAEKRTVAKVLAKAKKQNVELAKSHFANVATKAAANRAKLLAARKKKVAAKKPAAKK, from the exons ATG AGCTTAGGCAACGCCAGGCCATTGGTCTCCGTGTACACGGAAAAGAACGAGCCAGCCAAGGACAAGAACATATGCCTGCCGGCAGTGTTCAAGGCGCCCATTCGTCCGGATGTGGTCAACGAGGTTCACCAGCTGCTCCGCCGCAACAACCGACAGGCCTACGCCGTCAGCGAGCTGGCTG GTCACCAGACCTCCGCCGAGTCCTGGGGTACCGGACGTGCTGTGGCCCGTATTCCCCGTGTGCGTGGTGGCGGTACCCACCGTTCCGGCCAGGGAGCCTTCGGCAACATGTGCCGTGGTGGACGCATGTTCGCCCCCACCAAGACGTTCCGTCGCTGGCACCGCAAGGTGAATGTCAACCAGCGTCGCTACGCCCTGGTGTCGGCCATCGCCGCCTCAGGAGTGCCAGCTCTGGTCCAGTCCAAGGGACATGTCATCGACGGCGTCTCCGAGTTCCCGCTGGTCGTGTCCGATGAGGTGCAAAAGGTCCAGAAGACCAAGCAGGCTGTCATCTTCCTGCGTCGCCTGAAGATCTGGGCTGACATCCAGAAG GTGTACAAGTCGCAGCGCTTCCGTGCTGGCCGTGGTACCATGCGCGACCGTCGCCGCATCGCTCGCCGTGGTCCCCTGGTGGTCTACGACAAGGACGAGGGTCTGCGCAAGGCCTTCCGCAACATCCCCGGCATTGAGACCATCAACGTGGACAAGCTCAATCTGCTGAAGCTGGCCCCCGGCGGTCATGTCGGTCGCTTTGTCATCTGGACCGAGTCGGCTTTCGCCCGCCTGAACGATCTGTTCGGCACCTGGAAGAAGCCGTCCACCTTGAAGAAGGGCTACAACCTGCCCCAGCCCAAGATGGCCAACACCGATCTGTCGCGTCTGCTCAAGTCTGAGGAGATCCGCAAGGTGTTGCGCGATCCCCGCAAGCGTGTGTTCCGCAGCGTGCGCCGCCTGAACCCCCTGACCAACGTGCGCCAGCTGATCAAGCTTAACCCCTATGCCGAGGTCCTCAAGCGTCGTGCCGCCCTCGCCGCCGAGAAGCGCACCGTGGCCAAGGTGCTGGCCAAGGCCAAGAAGCAGAACGTCGAGCTGGCCAAGTCGCACTTCGCCAATGTGGCCACCAAGGCTGCGGCCAATCGCGCCAAGCTGCTGGCCGCCCGCAAGAAGAAGGTCGCCGCCAAGAAGCCAGCGGCCAAGAAGTAA
- the BCAS2 gene encoding BCAS2, whose product MAGEVIVDALPYIDHGYDDVGVRESALAMVEEECRRYRPTKNYLDHLPLPASSPFETPLMANEFERIQNRLPMETLSMKRYELPPPPSGKLSEVSAWQEAIENSMAQLEHQWVRSLNLELMLDYGTEAWKSYLEVFTAMQAKAQLQLQQLKKDIQDVNWQRKQAQTQAGERLRSLEAHWVLLVSKNYEIETECVELEKIVHAARQQLRKITPPPSANDTAPTPEYTNGFDQNDLAESNGSSSSNPDPSQPGDDGTDADGDSKEEDKSEAQEESSNGST is encoded by the exons atggctGGCGAAGTTATTGTGGATGCTCTGCCCTACATAGATCACGGCTATGACGATGTGGGCGTCCGGGAATCG GCTCTCGCCATGGTGGAGGAGGAATGCCGGCGCTATAGGCCCACAAAAAATTACCTTGACCATCTGCCACTGCCCGCCAGCTCGCCCTTTGAGACTCCGCTGATGGCCAACGAGTTCGAGCGCATCCAGAACCGCCTGCCCATGGAGACGCTCTCCATGAAGCGCTACGAACTGCCACCGCCGCCATCGGGCAAATTGTCGGAGGTGTCCGCCTGGCAGGAGGCCATTGAGAACTCGATGGCCCAGCTGGAGCACCAGTGGGTGCGCTCTCTCAACCTGGAGCTAATGCTCGACTACGGCACGGAGGCATGGAAGTCCTACCTGGAGGTCTTCACCGCCATGCAGGCGAAGGCgcagctccagctgcagcagctgaaGAAGGACATTCAAGATGTCAACTGGCAGCGCAAGCAGGCGCAAACGCAGGCCGGCGAGCGACTGCGCTCCCTGGAAGCCCATTGGGTGCTGCTGGTCTCCAAGAACTACGAGATCGAGACGGAGTGCGTCGAGCTGGAAAAGATCGTCCATGCCGCCCGTCAGCAGCTGCGGAAGATTACCCCGCCGCCCAGCGCCAATGACACGGCTCCAACGCCGGAATACACGAATGGTTTCGACCAGAACGATTTGGCCGAGAGCAACGGCAGTAGCTCCAGCAATCCAGATCCAAGCCAACCTGGCGATGATGGAACAGATGCCGATGGTGACAGCAAGGAGGAGGACAAATCCGAGGCACAGGAGGAATCTTCCAATGGATCAACGTAG
- the mRpS22 gene encoding mitochondrial ribosomal protein S22, whose translation MHLLRSLRQLNGLQGVRQAIRQVSSAPTKPAALQYERDPQPLFTDAETQRLLQSMTQLNLDKVYRKRTVPDNSSETKFMSNEQLDNEFQNLVVRAQQILQMPPIVQIKKDVERVIAKDTALKDFANSKFVFTDITFGRRQSERKVIVRDMDGTLAYATLDTTKRMNQLYFPLEGRQSYTPRMFALEELLAKCLAEHKYEFILDRLLVQYEPHEPEFHNISARVFEHLNESKEFDLLRSTRHFGPMAFFYAWHRCIDDLLYDMIRRDYLHNAVELIALSYKLHNIPVEYQATLTELGKLHATPAESALAELRSVFRRHDNKQNIEQEIHTAIGKTEHDFAADEISLKFIEQYIASEHALKKVQLELAVQTLKEVNREKLMLFQGLKKAHGVQAS comes from the coding sequence CCTCGGCGCCCACCAAGCCCGCCGCCCTGCAGTACGAGCGCGATCCGCAGCCGCTTTTCACGGATGCCGAAACCCAGCGGCTGCTCCAGTCCATGACGCAACTGAACTTGGACAAGGTGTATCGGAAGCGCACGGTGCCGGACAACAGCAGCGAAACGAAGTTCATGAGCAACGAGCAGCTGGACAACGAGTTCCAGAACTTGGTGGTGCGGGCTCAGCAAATTCTGCAAATGCCACCCATTGTGCAGATCAAAAAAGATGTGGAGCGGGTGATAGCCAAGGATACGGCGCTGAAGGACTTCGCCAACTCCAAGTTCGTATTCACGGACATCACCTTCGGCCGACGGCAGTCGGAACGCAAGGTAATCGTCCGGGATATGGACGGAACCTTGGCCTACGCCACTCTTGATACCACGAAGCGCATGAACCAGTTGTATTTCCCGCTGGAGGGTCGCCAGTCATATACTCCACGAATGTTCGcgctggaggagctgctggccaagtgcTTGGCGGAGCACAAGTACGAGTTCATCCTGGATCGACTCTTGGTGCAGTACGAGCCACATGAGCCGGAGTTCCACAACATTTCAGCGCGTGTGTTCGAGCATCTCAACGAGTCCAAGGAGTTCGATCTTCTGCGCTCCACCCGCCACTTTGGACCCATGGCCTTCTTCTACGCTTGGCACCGCTGCATCGACGACCTGCTGTATGACATGATCCGTCGGGATTATCTGCACAATGCCGTGGAGCTGATTGCTCTGAGCTACAAGCTACACAACATCCCAGTGGAGTATCAGGCAACGCTGACCGAACTGGGCAAACTGCATGCCACGCCGGCGGAAAGTGCCCTGGCGGAGCTAAGAAGCGTCTTCCGACGACATGACAATAAGCAGAACATTGAGCAGGAGATCCATACGGCCATTGGCAAGACGGAGCACGATTTCGCCGCCGATGAGATCAGCCTGAAGTTCATTGAGCAGTACATCGCCAGCGAACATGCGCTGAAGAAGGTGCAACTGGAGCTGGCGGTGCAGACGCTTAAGGAAGTTAACCGGGAGAAACTGATGCTGTTCCAGGGACTGAAAAAGGCTCACGGCGTCCAGGCTTCGTAG
- the Boh1 gene encoding buddy of Hmr 1 translates to MYPAQPAKVALAGQPISAGKPPRHSPVQMKSIPLPVFELPEYVCVETKWVTRKYAIENGIPVKELHAPITNGGATESPKKSVQQKRLNEVTGMFANEAMVPRRERAIQTENAGTKDAGIQCRRDSEEWYLPEERPKDTGSEASNSDKFLTYVSENTFIFPNGMMECAVCGDVAKTLLEHQSHMTAHYGPGALCFRCGQRLDHQKQLKQHSLSCPALAPRKSSMLFKCPHLLCNAMSHSEMQLLRHLRNHSGRKCYRCLQCKRYFKTTTSLLVHRKKEQSCAKAKVVVLFREHNGLPNGRGDPRRCSVCLKRFSSERVCLRHRRQCILGHFRRLSRVLKKEL, encoded by the coding sequence ATGTACCCGGCGCAACCGGCAAAGGTGGCGTTGGCCGGTCAACCGATATCCGCCGGAAAACCACCACGCCACAGCCCTGTTCAGATGAAGTCTATCCCTTTGCCCGTCTTCGAGCTGCCGGAATACGTGTGCGTGGAGACCAAGTGGGTGACACGCAAGTACGCGATAGAGAATGGCATTCCAGTGAAAGAACTGCATGCCCCGATCACCAATGGAGGCGCTACAGAGTCTCCCAAGAAATCCGTACAGCAGAAGAGACTCAACGAGGTCACTGGAATGTTTGCGAACGAGGCTATGGTGCCGCGCAGAGAGCGCGCCATTCAAACAGAGAATGCGGGCACTAAGGATGCGGGCATTCAATGCCGTCGCGATTCGGAGGAGTGGTATTTACCAGAGGAACGGCCAAAGGATACCGGTTCTGAGGCCTCCAATTCCGACAAATTTCTCACCTACGTGAGCGAGAACACATTCATATTTCCCAACGGCATGATGGAGTGCGCGGTGTGCGGCGATGTGGCCAAAACCTTGCTGGAGCACCAGAGCCACATGACCGCGCACTATGGACCTGGTGCTCTGTGCTTTCGCTGTGGTCAGCGTCTGGACCACCAGAAACAATTGAAGCAACACAGTCTGAGCTGTCCCGCTCTAGCGCCCAGGAAGTCATCGATGCTCTTTAAATGCCCACATCTACTCTGCAACGCCATGAGCCACTCAGAGATGCAGTTGCTCAGGCACCTGAGAAACCATAGCGGCAGGAAGTGCTACAGATGTCTTCAGTGCAAACGTTACTTCAAGACCACCACCTCTCTTTTGGTACAccgaaaaaaagaacagaGTTGTGCCAAGGCGAAAGTGGTCGTCCTATTTCGCGAACACAACGGGTTGCCCAATGGAAGAGGTGATCCCAGACGTTGCTCAGTTTGCTTGAAGCGTTTCAGCAGCGAGCGGGTATGCCTGCGGCACCGGAGACAGTGCATCCTTGGCCATTTTAGACGGCTGTCCAGGGTCCTCAAGAAGGAGCTATGA
- the CG12259 gene encoding uncharacterized protein: MAHYKGAASEAGRAAQLMKKREIQQQEIEFRKKKIEEELKLDKIENKFATHYDAVEQQLKSSTIGLVTLDEMKAKQEDIVREREKKLAQKKDEKDREKQRALEAIQAEKNKQKRQIQALSFNLDDDEEEEEEDDEDHDKKQLKIKQEDQPKPKWTEIKEDILPIKKKKICKNPDVDTSFLPDREREEQENRLREQLRQEWVMQQAELKDEDISITFSYWDGSGHRRNVLMKKGNSIYQFLQKCLELLRKEFIELKTVMADQLMYVKEDLILPHHYSFYDFIVTKARGKSGPLFQFDVHDDVRMISDASVEKEESHAGKVLLRSWYERNKHIFPASRWEPYDPTKSYDKYTIKDKDKSKK, from the coding sequence ATGGCCCACTACAAAGGTGCCGCCAGCGAGGCGGGCCGTGCAGCCCAGCTGATGAAGAAGCGGGAGATCCAGCAGCAGGAGATCGAGTTTCGCAAGAAGAAGATCGAGGAGGAGCTCAAGCTGGACAAGATTGAGAACAAGTTTGCCACCCACTACGATGCCGTGGAGCAGCAGCTCAAGTCCTCGACCATTGGTCTGGTCACCCTCGACGAGATGAAGGCCAAGCAGGAGGATATAGTGCGGGAACGGGAGAAGAAGCTCGCCCAGAAGAAGGACGAAAAGGATCGGGAGAAGCAGCGCGCCCTGGAGGCCATTCAGGCGGAGAAGAACAAGCAGAAGCGGCAGATCCAGGCGCTGTCCTTCAACctggacgacgacgaggaggaggaggaggaggacgacgaggaTCACGATAAGAAACAGCTGAAGATTAAGCAGGAGGATCAGCCCAAGCCCAAGTGGACGGAGATCAAGGAAGACATTTTGCCCataaagaagaagaagatatGCAAGAATCCTGACGTGGACACTTCCTTTCTGCCAGATCGCGAGCGCGAGGAGCAGGAGAACAGACTGCGCGAGCAGCTGCGTCAAGAATGGGTAATGCAGCAGGCGGAGCTGAAGGACGAGGACATCTCCATCACGTTCAGCTACTGGGATGGCTCCGGCCATCGGCGGAACGTGCTGATGAAGAAGGGCAACTCCATCTACCAGTTTCTGCAGAAGTGCCTGGAGCTGCTGCGCAAGGAGTTCATCGAACTGAAGACCGTAATGGCCGACCAGCTGATGTACGTCAAGGAGGATCTGATCCTGCCGCACCACTATTCCTTCTACGACTTTATCGTGACCAAGGCACGCGGCAAATCCGGCCCGCTCTTCCAGTTCGACGTCCACGACGATGTGCGCATGATAAGCGACGCCTCCGTGGAGAAGGAGGAGTCCCATGCCGGAAAGGTACTCCTCCGCTCCTGGTACGAGCGCAACAAGCACATCTTCCCAGCCAGCCGATGGGAGCCCTACGATCCCACCAAGTCCTACGACAAGTACACCATCAAGGACAAGGATAAGAGTAAAAAGTAG